A genomic region of Pseudomonas sp. RSB 5.4 contains the following coding sequences:
- a CDS encoding penicillin acylase family protein, whose translation MKRVFTVLALLIVILLIAIGGYVYSKQPTRQGQVELRNLQGSVTVRYDDRGVPHIRAENETDLYRALGYVHAQDRLFQMEAMRRLARGELAEVLGPKLLDTDKLFRSLRIRERAASYVASLDKQSAAWKALQAYLDGINQYQDSHAAPVEFDVLGIPKRPFTAEDSISVAGYMAYSFAAAFRTEPLLTYVRDQLGADYLNVFDLDWQPKGVLAKGRANKTPALAAGDWKDLNALARLSEQALIENGLPQFEGSNAWVIAGSRSQSGKPLLAGDPHIRFSVPSVWYEAQLSAPGFELYGHHQALVPFAFLGHNLDFGWSLTMFQNDDLDLIAEKVNPDNPNQVWYHGQWTDLVSTQQQIAVKGQAPVTLTLRQSPHGPIVNDALGTAAGKTPIAMWWAFLETPNPILEGFYQLNRADTLAKARAAAAKVQAPGLNIVYANAKGDIAWWASALLPKRPAGVRPEFILDGSGNQADKDGYYPFSANPQEENPARGYIVSANFQPLSPTGMAIPGYYNLADRGQQLNRQLSDKSVKWSNEANQKLQLGTTTGYGPRTLAPLLPVLREVVSDPAQLKLVEQLAQWQGDYPLDSVSATVFNQFLYDLADAAMRDELGNDFFETLLSTRVIDAALPRLAANADSPWWDNRNTPNKETRADIVKAAWQASMAHLKQTLGDNPSDWQWGTAHTLTHGHPLGQQKPLDHIFNVGPFAAPGSHEVPNNLSAKLGPAPWPVTYGPSTRRLVDFADPAHSLTINPVGQSGVPFDSHYDDQAEAYVDGMYVQAHFSEEEVTANTRSTLKLLPARAAR comes from the coding sequence ATGAAACGCGTCTTCACCGTTCTTGCCTTGCTCATCGTTATCCTGCTCATCGCCATCGGCGGTTACGTCTACAGCAAGCAACCGACGCGTCAGGGTCAGGTGGAGCTGCGCAATCTGCAGGGCTCGGTGACCGTGCGCTATGACGATCGCGGGGTGCCGCACATTCGTGCCGAGAACGAAACCGATCTGTATCGCGCCCTCGGCTACGTGCATGCCCAGGACCGACTGTTCCAGATGGAAGCCATGCGCCGCCTGGCCCGCGGCGAGCTGGCCGAAGTGCTGGGGCCGAAGCTGCTCGACACCGACAAACTGTTCCGCAGCCTGCGCATCCGCGAACGCGCCGCCAGTTATGTCGCCAGTCTCGATAAGCAGTCAGCGGCGTGGAAGGCCCTGCAAGCCTATCTGGACGGCATCAATCAATATCAGGACAGCCACGCCGCACCGGTCGAGTTCGACGTGCTGGGCATCCCCAAGCGGCCGTTCACCGCCGAAGACAGCATCAGCGTCGCCGGTTACATGGCCTACAGTTTTGCGGCGGCGTTTCGCACCGAGCCGTTGCTGACCTACGTGCGCGATCAACTCGGCGCCGATTACCTCAACGTCTTCGACCTCGACTGGCAGCCCAAAGGCGTGCTCGCCAAAGGTCGCGCCAACAAGACCCCGGCCCTCGCCGCCGGCGACTGGAAAGATCTCAACGCCCTCGCCCGTCTCAGCGAGCAGGCGCTGATTGAAAACGGCCTGCCGCAATTCGAAGGCAGCAACGCCTGGGTGATTGCCGGCAGCCGCAGCCAGAGCGGCAAACCGCTACTGGCCGGTGATCCGCATATTCGCTTCTCGGTGCCGTCGGTGTGGTACGAGGCGCAACTGTCGGCGCCGGGGTTTGAGTTGTACGGCCATCATCAGGCGCTGGTGCCGTTTGCGTTCCTGGGGCACAACCTGGATTTCGGCTGGAGCCTGACCATGTTCCAGAACGACGATCTGGATCTGATTGCCGAGAAGGTCAACCCGGACAACCCGAATCAGGTCTGGTACCACGGCCAGTGGACCGATCTGGTCAGCACCCAGCAGCAGATCGCGGTGAAGGGCCAGGCGCCGGTGACGCTGACCTTGCGCCAGTCGCCCCATGGCCCGATCGTCAACGACGCCCTCGGCACTGCCGCCGGTAAAACGCCGATCGCCATGTGGTGGGCGTTCCTCGAAACGCCTAACCCGATCCTCGAAGGTTTCTACCAGCTCAACCGCGCCGACACCCTGGCCAAGGCCCGTGCGGCGGCAGCCAAGGTGCAGGCGCCGGGGCTGAACATCGTCTACGCCAACGCCAAGGGTGACATTGCCTGGTGGGCCTCGGCGCTGCTGCCCAAACGTCCGGCGGGCGTGCGCCCGGAGTTCATTCTCGACGGCAGCGGCAATCAGGCGGACAAGGACGGCTACTACCCGTTCAGCGCCAACCCGCAGGAAGAAAACCCGGCACGCGGTTACATCGTCTCGGCCAACTTCCAGCCGCTGTCGCCCACCGGCATGGCGATCCCCGGTTACTACAACCTCGCCGATCGCGGGCAGCAGCTCAACCGTCAGCTCAGCGACAAGAGCGTGAAGTGGAGCAACGAGGCCAACCAGAAACTGCAACTGGGCACCACCACCGGTTACGGCCCGCGCACCCTGGCGCCGTTGCTGCCGGTGCTGCGGGAAGTGGTGAGTGATCCGGCCCAGCTGAAACTGGTCGAGCAACTGGCGCAGTGGCAAGGCGACTATCCACTGGATTCGGTGAGCGCCACAGTGTTCAACCAGTTCCTCTACGACCTCGCCGATGCGGCGATGCGCGATGAGCTGGGCAACGACTTTTTCGAGACGCTGCTGTCGACCCGGGTGATCGACGCCGCCCTGCCGCGCCTGGCGGCGAATGCGGACTCTCCGTGGTGGGACAACCGCAACACACCGAACAAGGAGACCCGTGCCGACATCGTCAAAGCGGCGTGGCAGGCGAGCATGGCGCACCTGAAACAGACCCTCGGCGACAACCCGTCCGACTGGCAATGGGGCACGGCGCACACCCTGACCCACGGTCATCCGTTGGGTCAGCAGAAGCCGCTGGATCACATCTTCAACGTCGGGCCGTTCGCCGCGCCGGGTAGCCACGAAGTGCCGAACAACCTCTCGGCCAAGCTCGGCCCGGCGCCATGGCCGGTGACCTACGGGCCTTCGACGCGGCGGCTGGTCGACTTCGCCGACCCGGCGCACAGCCTGACCATCAACCCGGTCGGCCAGAGCGGCGTGCCGTTCGACAGCCACTATGACGATCAGGCCGAGGCGTATGTCGACGGGATGTATGTGCAGGCGCACTTCAGCGAGGAAGAGGTGACGGCCAATACCCGGAGTACCTTGAAGCTGTTGCCGGCGCGGGCTGCGCGATAG
- a CDS encoding GlxA family transcriptional regulator: MNKTIAIVVFPGVQALDVSGPMDVFAEANRFLPPEDHYQLEVIGLERGPMACSNGLNLSAHRHFSEAHDAYDLLLVAGGPQLPFMDFGKPFDTWLREACTRARRFGSICNGAFMLARAGLLEGRTVTTHWNDAEALAQLCPSTRVEADRLYVEDGALYTSAGVTAGIDLSLYLLARDCGAEVALSVAKRLVVFTQRSGGQSQFSPFLTPHAEPTSAVAMVQLYVLANLTGDLTIADLANAANMSARNFSRVFAREARVTPAEFVESARVDAARLLLESTTAPLKTVAYQCGFRDAQHMRSVFNRRLGVTPQQFRLNFAVLL; the protein is encoded by the coding sequence ATGAACAAAACCATCGCCATCGTGGTATTCCCCGGCGTGCAGGCGCTGGATGTCAGCGGGCCGATGGATGTGTTCGCCGAGGCCAACCGGTTTCTGCCGCCCGAGGATCACTACCAGCTGGAGGTGATTGGCCTCGAACGTGGGCCGATGGCTTGCTCCAATGGCCTGAACCTCAGCGCTCACCGACACTTCAGCGAAGCGCACGATGCTTATGACCTGCTGCTGGTGGCCGGCGGGCCGCAGTTACCGTTCATGGATTTCGGCAAGCCTTTCGACACCTGGCTGCGTGAGGCCTGCACGCGTGCACGGCGTTTCGGCTCGATCTGCAACGGCGCGTTCATGCTGGCGCGGGCGGGGCTGCTGGAAGGGCGCACGGTCACGACCCACTGGAACGACGCCGAGGCCCTGGCGCAGTTGTGCCCATCGACCCGAGTCGAGGCCGATCGTCTGTACGTCGAGGACGGTGCGCTCTACACCTCGGCCGGGGTCACCGCCGGGATTGATCTTTCGCTGTACCTGCTGGCCCGCGATTGCGGCGCTGAAGTGGCGCTGAGCGTGGCCAAGCGGCTGGTGGTGTTCACTCAGCGCTCGGGCGGGCAATCGCAGTTCAGCCCGTTCCTCACGCCGCATGCGGAGCCGACGTCAGCGGTGGCGATGGTGCAGTTGTATGTGTTGGCCAACCTCACCGGCGATTTGACGATTGCCGATCTGGCGAACGCGGCGAACATGAGTGCGCGCAACTTCTCCCGGGTGTTCGCCCGTGAGGCTCGGGTCACCCCGGCAGAGTTCGTCGAAAGTGCGCGAGTGGACGCGGCGCGGTTGCTGCTGGAAAGCACCACGGCACCGCTGAAGACCGTGGCCTATCAGTGCGGGTTTCGCGATGCGCAGCACATGCGCAGTGTGTTCAACCGTCGACTGGGTGTGACGCCGCAGCAGTTTCGGCTGAATTTTGCAGTGCTGCTCTGA
- a CDS encoding HD domain-containing protein, producing the protein MSTTIAGIKIPDSALARATTEYIRDIESDLLYHHSRRVFLFGALSGERQQLAYNPELLYVGAMFHDLGLVEGYRSDDERFEVDGANAAAAFLKPYGLSDDDIEQVWLSIALHTTPGVPKHLRPTVALVTAGVEMDVLGMDYAAFSSTQREAVVHAHPRGEGFKECIICAFADGLRHRPQTTFGNVKTDVLKDQEPGFKPMNFVEVIRQSPWTV; encoded by the coding sequence ATGAGCACGACCATTGCCGGCATCAAGATCCCCGACAGCGCCCTCGCCCGGGCCACCACCGAGTACATTCGCGACATTGAATCCGACCTGCTTTACCACCACTCGCGCCGGGTATTTTTGTTCGGTGCGTTGAGCGGGGAGCGCCAGCAATTGGCCTATAACCCGGAGCTGCTGTACGTCGGCGCGATGTTCCACGACCTCGGTCTGGTCGAAGGCTATCGCAGTGACGACGAGCGCTTCGAAGTGGATGGCGCCAACGCGGCCGCGGCATTTCTCAAGCCGTACGGGCTGAGCGATGACGACATCGAGCAGGTCTGGCTGTCGATTGCCCTGCACACCACACCGGGCGTGCCCAAGCATCTGCGACCGACCGTGGCGCTGGTGACGGCGGGTGTCGAGATGGATGTGCTGGGCATGGATTACGCGGCGTTCAGCAGCACCCAGCGCGAGGCGGTGGTACATGCGCATCCACGCGGGGAAGGTTTCAAGGAGTGCATCATCTGTGCGTTTGCCGACGGCTTGCGCCATCGTCCGCAGACCACGTTTGGTAACGTGAAGACCGATGTGCTGAAGGATCAGGAGCCGGGGTTCAAGCCGATGAACTTTGTTGAAGTCATCCGCCAATCTCCCTGGACTGTATAA
- a CDS encoding ABC transporter permease subunit, with product MKNFRFSSLMLVLGLLFIYAPMLILVIYSFNASKLVTVWGGWSVKWYVGLLDNTQLMGSVVRSLEIACYTAVAAVALGTLAAFVLTRITHFKGRTLFGGLVTAPLVMPEVITGLSLLLLFVAMAQMIGWPQERGIVTIWIAHTTFCAAYVAVVVSARLRELDLSIEEAAMDLGARPWKVFFLITIPMIAPSLAAGGMMSFALSLDDLVLASFVSGPGSTTLPMEVFSAVRLGVKPEINAVASLILLAVSLVTFLVWFFSRRAEEARKKAIQQAIEEGAADSWKQPDVRRAPAPEAA from the coding sequence ATGAAGAACTTCCGTTTCTCCAGCCTGATGCTGGTACTGGGTCTGTTGTTCATCTACGCGCCGATGCTGATCCTGGTGATCTACTCGTTCAACGCCTCGAAACTGGTGACGGTGTGGGGTGGCTGGTCGGTGAAGTGGTACGTCGGCCTGCTCGACAACACGCAACTGATGGGCTCGGTGGTGCGCTCGCTGGAAATCGCCTGCTACACCGCCGTGGCGGCAGTGGCGCTGGGTACGCTGGCAGCTTTCGTGCTGACTCGCATCACCCACTTCAAGGGCCGCACGCTGTTCGGTGGCCTGGTCACCGCGCCGCTGGTGATGCCGGAAGTGATCACCGGTCTGTCGCTGTTGCTGCTGTTCGTGGCCATGGCGCAGATGATCGGCTGGCCGCAGGAACGCGGCATCGTCACCATCTGGATCGCCCACACGACCTTCTGTGCGGCGTATGTGGCGGTGGTGGTGTCGGCGCGTCTGCGTGAGCTGGACCTGTCGATCGAAGAAGCGGCGATGGATCTGGGGGCGCGGCCGTGGAAGGTGTTCTTCCTGATCACCATCCCGATGATCGCGCCGTCGCTGGCAGCGGGCGGCATGATGTCGTTCGCCCTGTCGCTGGACGACCTGGTGCTGGCGAGCTTTGTTTCTGGCCCGGGTTCGACCACCCTGCCGATGGAAGTGTTCTCGGCGGTGCGTCTGGGCGTGAAGCCTGAGATCAACGCCGTGGCCAGTCTGATTCTGCTGGCGGTGTCGCTGGTGACGTTCCTGGTGTGGTTCTTCAGCCGCCGTGCCGAAGAAGCGCGCAAGAAAGCCATCCAGCAAGCCATCGAAGAAGGCGCCGCCGATTCGTGGAAGCAACCGGACGTACGCCGCGCGCCTGCGCCGGAAGCGGCTTAA
- a CDS encoding ABC transporter permease subunit: protein MPNGRQLVIGVPFIWLFLFFMLPFFIVLKISFAEADVAIPPYTEIYTFAEQKLQLLLNLGNYAMLGDDELYIAAYLGSLKMAFFSTLLCLLIGYPMAYAIASARKELQTVLVLLIMMPTWTAILIRVYAWMGILSNNGLLNGFLMSMGWIDEPLQILNTNLAVYIGVVYSYLPFMILPLYANLVKHDHSLLEAASDLGSSTFNSFWKITIPLSKNGIIAGCMLVFIPVVGEFVIPELLGGPETLMIGKVLWQEFFNNRDWPVASALAVVMLAILIVPIILFNRSQAKEMEGKE from the coding sequence ATTCCCAATGGTCGGCAACTGGTCATCGGGGTTCCGTTCATCTGGCTGTTCCTGTTCTTCATGCTGCCGTTCTTCATCGTCCTGAAGATCAGCTTCGCTGAAGCCGACGTGGCCATCCCGCCGTACACCGAGATCTACACCTTCGCCGAGCAGAAGCTGCAACTGCTGCTGAACCTTGGCAACTACGCGATGCTCGGCGACGACGAGTTGTACATCGCCGCCTACCTCGGCTCGCTGAAGATGGCGTTCTTCAGCACGCTGCTGTGCCTGCTGATCGGTTACCCGATGGCCTACGCCATCGCCAGCGCCCGTAAAGAGCTGCAGACGGTGCTGGTGCTGCTGATCATGATGCCAACCTGGACCGCGATCCTGATCCGCGTTTACGCGTGGATGGGCATCCTCAGCAACAACGGCCTGCTCAACGGTTTCCTGATGAGCATGGGCTGGATCGATGAGCCGCTGCAGATCCTCAACACCAACCTGGCGGTTTACATCGGCGTGGTTTATTCGTACCTGCCGTTCATGATCCTGCCGCTGTACGCCAACCTGGTGAAGCACGATCACAGCCTGCTGGAAGCCGCTTCCGATCTCGGTTCGAGCACCTTCAACAGCTTCTGGAAAATCACCATCCCGCTGTCCAAGAACGGGATCATTGCCGGCTGCATGCTGGTGTTCATCCCGGTGGTCGGTGAGTTCGTGATTCCGGAACTGCTCGGCGGCCCGGAAACCCTGATGATCGGTAAAGTGCTCTGGCAAGAGTTCTTCAACAACCGTGACTGGCCGGTGGCGTCCGCCCTGGCGGTGGTGATGCTGGCGATCCTGATTGTGCCGATCATCCTGTTCAACCGCAGTCAGGCCAAGGAAATGGAGGGCAAAGAATGA
- the potA gene encoding polyamine ABC transporter ATP-binding protein: MAVASGAYKKALEGDQTPKQVLVKIDRVTKKFDETIAVDDVSLEIKKGEIFALLGGSGSGKSTLLRMLAGFERPTEGRIFLDGVDITDMPPYERPINMMFQSYALFPHMTVAQNIAFGLKQDKIPNAEIDARVAEMLKLVQMSQYAKRKPHQLSGGQRQRVALARSLAKRPKLLLLDEPMGALDKKLRSQMQLELVEIIERVGVTCVMVTHDQEEAMTMAERIAIMHLGWIAQIGSPIDIYETPTSRLVCEFIGNVNIFEGEVIDDAEGHATITCKDLDRQIYVGHGISTSVQDKSVTYAIRPEKLLVTAEMPTCEYNWSSGKVHDIAYLGGHSVFYVELPSGKLVQSFVANAERRGARPTWGDQVYVWWEDDSGVVLRS; this comes from the coding sequence ATGGCAGTTGCCTCCGGCGCCTATAAGAAAGCCCTCGAGGGCGACCAGACACCTAAGCAGGTGTTGGTCAAAATCGACCGGGTCACGAAGAAGTTCGACGAGACGATTGCCGTGGACGATGTGTCCCTGGAAATCAAGAAGGGTGAGATCTTCGCCCTGCTCGGCGGTTCGGGATCGGGCAAATCCACTCTGCTGCGGATGCTGGCAGGGTTCGAACGGCCCACGGAGGGGCGCATTTTCCTCGACGGCGTCGACATCACCGACATGCCGCCGTACGAGCGACCGATCAACATGATGTTCCAGTCGTACGCCTTGTTCCCGCACATGACCGTGGCGCAGAACATCGCCTTCGGCCTCAAGCAGGACAAGATCCCCAACGCCGAGATCGACGCCCGTGTGGCCGAAATGCTCAAACTGGTGCAGATGAGCCAGTACGCCAAGCGCAAGCCGCATCAACTGTCCGGCGGTCAGCGTCAGCGTGTGGCCCTGGCACGCTCCCTGGCCAAGCGGCCGAAGCTGCTGCTGCTCGACGAGCCGATGGGCGCACTGGACAAGAAACTGCGTTCGCAGATGCAGCTGGAGCTGGTGGAAATCATCGAGCGTGTGGGCGTGACCTGCGTGATGGTGACCCACGACCAGGAAGAGGCCATGACCATGGCCGAGCGCATCGCGATCATGCACCTGGGCTGGATCGCCCAGATCGGCAGCCCGATCGACATCTACGAAACCCCGACCAGCCGTCTGGTCTGCGAATTCATCGGCAACGTGAACATCTTCGAAGGCGAAGTGATCGACGACGCCGAAGGCCACGCGACCATCACCTGCAAGGACCTCGACCGGCAGATCTATGTCGGCCACGGCATCAGCACCTCGGTGCAAGACAAGTCCGTGACCTACGCGATTCGTCCGGAGAAGCTGCTGGTCACCGCTGAAATGCCGACCTGCGAATACAACTGGTCGAGCGGCAAGGTGCATGACATCGCCTACCTCGGCGGTCACTCGGTGTTCTACGTCGAATTGCCGAGCGGCAAACTGGTGCAGTCGTTCGTTGCCAACGCCGAACGTCGCGGCGCGCGTCCGACCTGGGGCGATCAGGTTTACGTGTGGTGGGAAGACGACAGCGGCGTGGTACTCCGCTCATGA
- a CDS encoding polyamine ABC transporter substrate-binding protein yields the protein MPIFSSLRKALLATAGLTIAVGAQAAGTVHIYNWSDYIGETTLADFEKATGIKPVYDVFDSNETLEGKLLAGRTGYDVVVPSNHFLGKQIKAGAFQKLDKTQLPNYSNLDPVLLKRLEQNDPGNQYAVPYLWGTNGIGYNVEKVKAVLGIDKIDSWSVLFEPENIKKLHSCGVAFLDSADEMMPTVLNYMGLNANSTNPKDYAKATDKLLAVRPYVTYFHSSKYIGDLANGDICVAIGFSGDIFQAKHRAEEAKKGVNIAYSIPKEGGALWFDMLAIPKDSSNVKEAHAFINYLLKPEVIAQVSDYVGYANPNPGSDKLMEQSIRTDEAVYPPQAVLDKTYVSVELPPNIQRLMTRSWTKVKSGK from the coding sequence TTGCCTATTTTTTCTTCTTTGCGCAAAGCCCTGCTGGCCACTGCCGGCCTGACGATCGCAGTCGGAGCCCAGGCCGCCGGTACGGTGCATATTTATAACTGGTCGGATTACATCGGCGAGACCACCCTGGCCGACTTCGAGAAGGCCACCGGGATCAAACCGGTGTACGACGTGTTCGATTCCAACGAGACCCTGGAAGGCAAGCTGCTGGCCGGGCGTACCGGTTACGACGTGGTCGTGCCGTCGAACCACTTCCTCGGCAAGCAGATCAAGGCGGGTGCGTTCCAGAAGCTCGACAAGACACAGCTGCCGAACTACTCGAACCTCGATCCGGTGCTGCTCAAGCGCCTGGAACAGAACGACCCGGGCAACCAGTACGCGGTGCCGTACCTGTGGGGCACCAACGGCATCGGCTACAACGTCGAGAAAGTCAAAGCGGTGCTCGGCATCGACAAGATCGACTCCTGGAGCGTGCTGTTCGAACCGGAGAACATCAAGAAGCTGCACAGCTGTGGTGTAGCGTTCCTCGACTCGGCGGATGAAATGATGCCGACCGTGCTCAACTACATGGGCCTGAACGCCAACAGCACCAATCCGAAGGACTACGCCAAGGCCACCGACAAACTGCTGGCGGTGCGTCCCTACGTGACCTACTTCCACTCGTCGAAATACATCGGTGATCTGGCCAACGGCGACATCTGTGTGGCCATCGGCTTCTCCGGCGATATCTTCCAGGCCAAACACCGTGCCGAAGAAGCCAAGAAGGGCGTGAACATCGCCTACTCGATTCCGAAAGAAGGCGGCGCGCTGTGGTTCGACATGCTGGCGATTCCAAAGGACTCGTCCAACGTCAAAGAGGCCCACGCCTTCATCAACTATTTGCTGAAACCTGAGGTGATCGCTCAGGTCAGTGATTACGTCGGTTACGCCAACCCCAACCCAGGGTCGGACAAGCTGATGGAACAGTCCATTCGCACCGATGAAGCGGTTTATCCACCGCAAGCAGTCCTCGACAAGACTTACGTGTCGGTCGAGTTGCCACCCAATATTCAGCGTTTGATGACCCGTAGCTGGACCAAGGTCAAGTCGGGCAAGTAA
- a CDS encoding polyamine ABC transporter substrate-binding protein, translating to MKALGKKLAGKTLLALSVAGMMAGAVHADDKVLHVYNWSDYIAPDTIANFEKESGIKVVYDVFDSNETLEAKLLAGKSGYDVVVPSNNFLAKQIKAGVYQELDKSKLSNYGNLNKSLLKAVSVSDPDNKHAFPYMWGSIGIGYNPEKVKAALGVDTIDSWDTLLKPENIAKLKGCGVSFLDSPTEMLPVALHYLGLPTDSQKKEDIKKAEDLFLKIRPSITYFHSSKYISDLANGNICVAVGYSGDVQQAKSRAAEAGDKVKVSYAIPKEGAGSFYDMVAIPKDAENIDGAYKFMNYLLQPKVMAEITNAVRFPNGNAEATQYVNKDITSDPGIYPPADVQAKLYAIADLPAATQRELTRSWTKIKSGK from the coding sequence ATGAAGGCATTAGGTAAAAAGCTTGCTGGCAAGACTCTTCTCGCTTTGTCCGTTGCGGGCATGATGGCGGGTGCGGTCCACGCGGACGACAAGGTGTTGCACGTCTACAACTGGTCCGACTACATCGCTCCTGACACCATCGCCAACTTCGAGAAAGAGTCCGGGATCAAGGTCGTCTACGACGTATTCGACAGCAACGAAACCCTGGAAGCCAAACTGCTGGCGGGCAAGTCCGGTTACGACGTGGTTGTGCCGTCGAACAACTTCCTCGCCAAGCAGATCAAGGCCGGCGTCTATCAGGAGCTGGACAAGTCCAAGCTGTCCAACTACGGCAACCTGAACAAGTCGCTGCTCAAGGCCGTTTCGGTCAGCGACCCGGATAACAAGCACGCCTTCCCGTACATGTGGGGCTCGATCGGCATCGGTTACAACCCGGAGAAGGTCAAGGCTGCGCTGGGCGTCGACACCATCGACTCCTGGGACACGCTGCTCAAGCCAGAGAACATCGCCAAGCTCAAGGGCTGCGGTGTGAGCTTCCTCGATTCGCCGACCGAAATGCTTCCGGTCGCGCTGCACTACCTGGGCCTGCCAACCGACAGCCAGAAGAAAGAGGACATCAAGAAAGCCGAGGACCTGTTCCTCAAGATTCGTCCTTCGATCACCTACTTCCACTCCTCCAAGTACATCTCGGACCTGGCCAACGGCAACATCTGCGTAGCGGTCGGCTACTCGGGTGACGTGCAGCAGGCCAAGTCCCGTGCCGCCGAGGCCGGTGACAAGGTCAAAGTCAGCTACGCCATTCCGAAGGAAGGCGCCGGCAGCTTCTATGACATGGTCGCGATTCCGAAAGATGCGGAAAACATCGACGGTGCGTACAAGTTCATGAACTACCTGCTGCAACCGAAAGTGATGGCCGAGATCACTAACGCTGTGCGCTTCCCTAACGGTAACGCCGAAGCGACTCAGTACGTGAACAAGGACATCACCTCCGATCCAGGCATCTACCCACCGGCCGATGTGCAGGCCAAGCTGTATGCGATCGCCGACTTGCCGGCCGCTACCCAGCGTGAACTGACCCGCAGCTGGACCAAGATCAAATCCGGTAAATAA
- a CDS encoding aspartate aminotransferase family protein produces the protein MTSNNPQTREWQALSSDHHLAPFSDFKQLKEKGPRIITNAKGVYLWDSEGNKILDGMAGLWCVAIGYGRDELADAAAKQMRELPYYNLFFQTAHPPALELAKAIADVAPEGMNHVFFTGSGSEGNDTMLRMVRHYWAIKGQPNKKVIISRKNGYHGSTVAGASLGGMTYMHEQGDLPIPGIVHIAQPYWFAEGGDMSPEEFGIWAANQLEEKILEVGVDNVGAFIAEPIQGAGGVIIPPDTYWPRIKEILAKYDILFVADEVICGFGRTGQWFGSDFYDLKPDMMTIAKGLTSGYIPMGGLIVRDEVVKVLNEGGDFNHGFTYSGHPVAAAVGLENIRILRDEKIIENAHNETAPYLQKRLRELNDHPLVGEVRGVGLLGAIELVQDKATRKRYEGKGVGMICRQFCFDNGLIMRAVGDTMIIAPPLVISKAEIDELVTKARKCLDLTLSALQA, from the coding sequence ATGACCAGCAACAACCCGCAAACCCGTGAGTGGCAAGCCCTGAGCAGCGATCACCACCTGGCCCCGTTCAGCGACTTCAAACAGCTGAAAGAGAAGGGTCCACGGATCATCACCAACGCCAAGGGCGTGTACCTGTGGGACAGCGAGGGCAACAAGATCCTCGATGGCATGGCGGGTCTGTGGTGCGTGGCGATCGGTTATGGCCGCGATGAACTGGCCGACGCGGCCGCTAAACAAATGCGCGAACTGCCTTACTACAACCTGTTCTTCCAGACCGCGCACCCGCCGGCACTGGAACTGGCCAAGGCCATCGCCGACGTGGCGCCGGAAGGCATGAATCACGTGTTCTTCACTGGTTCCGGCTCCGAAGGCAACGACACCATGCTGCGCATGGTTCGCCACTACTGGGCGATCAAGGGCCAGCCGAACAAGAAAGTCATCATCAGCCGCAAGAACGGTTACCACGGTTCGACCGTGGCGGGTGCGAGCCTCGGTGGCATGACGTATATGCACGAGCAGGGCGATTTGCCGATCCCGGGCATCGTCCACATTGCGCAGCCGTACTGGTTCGCCGAGGGCGGCGACATGTCGCCGGAAGAATTCGGCATCTGGGCGGCCAATCAACTGGAAGAGAAAATTCTCGAAGTCGGCGTGGACAACGTCGGTGCCTTTATTGCCGAGCCGATCCAGGGCGCCGGTGGCGTGATCATTCCGCCAGACACCTACTGGCCGCGCATCAAGGAAATCCTCGCCAAGTACGACATCCTCTTCGTCGCCGACGAGGTGATCTGCGGTTTCGGCCGTACCGGTCAGTGGTTCGGTTCGGATTTCTATGACCTGAAACCCGACATGATGACCATCGCCAAAGGCCTGACGTCCGGCTACATCCCGATGGGTGGCCTGATCGTGCGTGACGAAGTGGTGAAGGTGCTCAACGAAGGCGGCGATTTCAACCACGGTTTCACCTACTCCGGGCACCCGGTGGCGGCGGCGGTGGGGCTGGAAAACATCCGGATTCTGCGCGACGAGAAAATTATCGAGAACGCGCACAACGAAACGGCACCGTATTTGCAGAAACGTCTGCGCGAACTCAACGATCACCCTTTGGTGGGTGAAGTACGCGGGGTGGGGCTGCTGGGGGCGATCGAGCTGGTGCAGGACAAGGCCACTCGCAAACGTTACGAAGGCAAGGGCGTGGGCATGATCTGCCGGCAGTTCTGCTTCGATAACGGCCTGATCATGCGCGCCGTGGGCGACACCATGATCATTGCGCCGCCGCTGGTGATCAGCAAGGCGGAGATCGATGAGCTGGTGACCAAGGCGCGCAAGTGCCTGGACCTGACCCTCAGTGCGTTGCAGGCCTAA